One Pseudomonas entomophila genomic window carries:
- a CDS encoding glycosyltransferase family 2 protein produces the protein MQRLQTLLLQCAGWLLYMSLLMLIALALPSDIFDSQSKHFIFLVGAVGIWRYSMGATHFIRGMLFLYIVYPYLRRKVQKLGKAADPSHVYLMVTSFRIEALTTAQVYSSVIREAIDCGYPTTVVCSLVEKSDELLVKSLWAKYNPPAHVTLDIVRIAGTGKRDGLAYGFRAISRMLPDENAVVAVIDGDTVLAEGVVRKTVPWFRLYPNVGGLTTNEFCEVRGGYIMSEWHKLRFAQRHINMCSMALSKRVLTMTGRMSMFRASVVTNPEFIADVESDSLMHWRLGRFKFLTGDDKSSWFSLMRLGYDTFYVPDAAINTVEHPPEKSFVKASRKLMYRWYGNNLRQNSRALGLGLKRLGLFTSIVLLDQRVSMWTSLLGLTVAVIASFKFGLQFLLVYLLWIGITRLILTVMLLCSGHNVGPAYPLILYYNQIVGAVMKIYVFFRLDKQSWTRQPTALKRDLASFQQWFNTWSSRTMTFSAASIFVAVLFMVV, from the coding sequence ATGCAAAGGCTTCAGACCCTGCTGCTGCAATGCGCCGGCTGGCTGCTCTACATGAGCCTGCTGATGCTGATCGCCCTGGCGTTGCCCAGCGACATCTTCGACTCGCAATCGAAGCATTTCATTTTCCTGGTCGGCGCCGTCGGCATCTGGCGCTACTCCATGGGCGCCACCCATTTCATCCGCGGCATGCTGTTCCTGTACATCGTCTACCCCTACCTGCGGCGCAAGGTGCAGAAGCTGGGCAAGGCCGCCGACCCGTCGCACGTGTACCTGATGGTCACCAGCTTTCGCATCGAGGCCCTGACCACCGCCCAGGTGTACAGCTCGGTGATCCGCGAGGCGATCGACTGCGGCTACCCCACCACGGTGGTCTGCTCGCTGGTGGAGAAGTCCGACGAGCTGCTGGTGAAAAGCCTGTGGGCCAAGTACAACCCGCCCGCCCACGTCACCCTGGACATCGTGCGCATCGCCGGCACCGGCAAGCGCGACGGCCTGGCCTATGGTTTCCGCGCTATCTCGCGGATGCTGCCGGATGAGAACGCCGTGGTGGCGGTGATCGACGGCGACACCGTGCTGGCCGAAGGCGTGGTGCGCAAGACCGTGCCGTGGTTCCGCCTGTACCCCAACGTCGGTGGCCTGACCACCAACGAATTCTGCGAAGTGCGCGGCGGCTACATCATGAGCGAGTGGCACAAGCTGCGCTTCGCCCAGCGCCACATCAACATGTGCTCGATGGCGCTGAGCAAGCGCGTGCTGACCATGACCGGGCGCATGTCGATGTTCCGCGCCAGCGTGGTGACCAACCCCGAGTTCATCGCCGACGTCGAGAGCGACTCGCTGATGCACTGGCGCCTGGGCCGCTTCAAGTTCCTCACCGGCGACGACAAGTCCAGCTGGTTCAGCCTGATGCGCCTGGGCTACGACACCTTCTACGTGCCCGATGCCGCCATCAACACGGTCGAGCACCCGCCGGAGAAGAGCTTCGTCAAGGCCAGCCGCAAGCTGATGTACCGCTGGTACGGCAACAACCTGCGGCAGAACTCCCGCGCCCTGGGCCTGGGCCTCAAGCGCCTGGGGCTGTTCACCAGCATCGTGCTGCTCGACCAGCGCGTGTCGATGTGGACCAGCCTGCTGGGGCTGACCGTGGCGGTGATCGCCAGCTTCAAGTTCGGCCTGCAGTTCCTGCTGGTGTACCTGCTGTGGATCGGCATCACCCGCCTGATCCTCACCGTGATGCTGCTGTGCTCGGGCCACAACGTGGGGCCGGCCTACCCGCTGATTCTCTATTACAACCAGATCGTCGGCGCGGTGATGAAGATCTACGTGTTCTTCCGCCTCGACAAGCAGTCCTGGACCCGCCAGCCCACTGCCCTCAAGCGCGACCTGGCCAGCTTTCAACAATGGTTCAACACCTGGTCCTCGCGGACCATGACCTTCTCGGCCGCGAGCATCTTCGTCGCCGTGCTGTTCATGGTCGTGTGA
- a CDS encoding alginate biosynthesis protein Alg44 yields MNTAVNVNVVHESEAQRQHARVRIPAKLRYLDGNREPHEVKVDDLSAGGLSFHAKKALPVNEVLRGRLQFVVDNLGLSMDVEILVRTSNTETGRTGAEFQNLEPRDIATLRHIITSHLSGELISVGDVLSTLQRDNFTKARKQKDSGSGLSAFGRLRAVTVTAGVFVVGLVAFGFVAKSLYGLYFVSHAEAGVVAVPTTNVTMPRDGSLQSLVESGATVSKGAPLATFNTSMLDLLKGHLDDSQLEPAKVEELFGKQLSGTLTSPCDCVVSRQLVDDGQYASKGQAVFALIPRTTTPTVEARFSYRQFDEVKPGTRVNFQVAGEDEVRTGRIVGSSSLDIDNLAADIRVQIKPDESLPAELAGRPAAVNSDRGPSLNWLIDKAVARGL; encoded by the coding sequence ATGAATACCGCCGTGAACGTCAATGTCGTGCATGAGTCCGAAGCGCAGCGCCAGCACGCCCGGGTACGCATCCCCGCCAAGCTGCGCTACCTGGACGGCAACCGCGAGCCGCACGAAGTGAAGGTTGACGACCTGTCCGCCGGGGGCCTGTCCTTCCACGCCAAGAAAGCCCTGCCGGTGAACGAGGTGTTGCGCGGCCGCCTGCAGTTCGTGGTCGACAACCTCGGGCTGTCGATGGATGTCGAGATCCTGGTGCGCACCAGCAACACCGAGACCGGCCGCACCGGCGCCGAATTCCAGAACCTCGAACCACGTGACATCGCCACCCTGCGCCACATCATCACCAGCCACTTGTCGGGGGAGCTGATCAGCGTCGGCGATGTGCTCAGTACCCTGCAACGCGACAACTTCACCAAGGCACGCAAGCAGAAGGATTCTGGCTCAGGCCTGTCGGCGTTCGGCCGCCTGCGCGCGGTCACCGTCACCGCCGGGGTGTTCGTGGTCGGCCTGGTGGCCTTCGGCTTCGTCGCCAAGTCGCTGTATGGCTTGTACTTCGTCAGCCACGCCGAGGCCGGCGTGGTCGCGGTGCCCACCACCAACGTCACCATGCCCCGCGACGGCAGCCTGCAGAGCCTGGTGGAAAGTGGTGCAACGGTGAGCAAGGGCGCGCCGCTGGCGACCTTCAACACCAGCATGCTCGACCTGCTCAAGGGCCACCTGGACGACTCGCAGCTGGAACCTGCCAAGGTCGAGGAACTGTTCGGCAAGCAGCTCTCCGGCACCCTCACCAGCCCTTGCGACTGCGTGGTGTCGCGCCAACTGGTGGACGACGGCCAGTACGCCAGCAAGGGCCAGGCGGTGTTCGCGCTGATCCCGCGCACCACCACGCCGACCGTGGAGGCGCGCTTCAGCTACCGCCAGTTCGACGAGGTGAAGCCGGGTACCCGGGTCAACTTCCAGGTGGCCGGCGAGGACGAAGTGCGCACTGGCCGGATTGTCGGCAGCAGCAGCCTGGACATCGACAACCTGGCCGCCGACATCCGTGTGCAGATCAAGCCTGACGAAAGCCTGCCGGCCGAGCTTGCCGGCCGCCCGGCCGCGGTCAACAGCGACCGTGGGCCGTCGCTCAACTGGCTGATCGACAAGGCCGTGGCCCGCGGGCTGTAA
- the algK gene encoding alginate biosynthesis TPR repeat lipoprotein AlgK codes for MKPFNRDSAVVSVSPVLRGLRPRSRLKAAPTESAPALIDSIPVGAAFSRDRVRSARSLAWCALAAAITLAGCAGLPDQRLANEALKRGDTATAERNYKALADLGYSDAQVGLADLNVATRDPAKLKEAEATYRAAAATSPRAQARLGRLLVAKPDSTQAEREEAETLLKRAAQQGEGNTLIPLAMLYLQYPQSFPSINAQQQIDQWRAAGNPEAGLAQVLLYRTQGTYDQHLGEVEKICKAALATTDICYVELATVYQKRAQPDQQAALLEQLKAAHARGAVPATRVDSVARVLADRSLGQTDEKTAKDLLEHVAPANPASWVSLAQLLYDFPELGDTDQLMAYIDKGREAEQPRAELLLGRLYYEGKTVPADAPKAEQHLQAAADAGEISADYYLGQLYRRGYLGNVEPQKAVDHLLNAARGGQLSADYALAQLFSEGHGIRTEPANAWVFAQLAQANPSEQSSALLQQLDQQLTPAQRSQAQNLLAQEKQARAGMLQRASSPLAIEALQDDNDDVDAEDSL; via the coding sequence ATGAAACCTTTCAATCGTGATTCTGCCGTGGTGTCGGTGTCGCCGGTGTTGCGAGGGCTGCGCCCTCGATCGCGGCTGAAGGCCGCTCCTACAGAGTCCGCGCCAGCCCTGATCGACTCGATCCCTGTAGGAGCGGCCTTCAGCCGCGATCGGGTGCGCAGCGCCCGTTCGCTGGCCTGGTGTGCCCTGGCCGCCGCCATCACCCTGGCCGGCTGCGCCGGCCTGCCCGACCAGCGCCTGGCCAACGAAGCGCTCAAGCGCGGCGACACCGCCACCGCAGAACGCAACTACAAGGCCCTGGCCGACCTCGGCTACAGCGACGCGCAAGTCGGTTTGGCCGACCTCAACGTCGCCACCCGCGACCCAGCCAAGCTCAAGGAGGCCGAGGCCACCTATCGCGCCGCGGCCGCCACCTCGCCCCGCGCCCAGGCCCGCCTTGGCCGCCTGCTGGTGGCCAAGCCCGACAGCACCCAGGCCGAACGCGAAGAGGCCGAAACACTGCTCAAGCGCGCGGCGCAACAGGGCGAGGGCAACACCCTGATCCCGCTGGCGATGCTCTACCTGCAATACCCGCAGAGCTTCCCCAGCATCAACGCCCAGCAGCAGATCGACCAGTGGCGCGCCGCCGGCAATCCAGAGGCGGGCCTGGCCCAGGTGCTGCTCTATCGCACCCAGGGCACCTACGACCAGCACCTGGGCGAGGTGGAAAAGATCTGCAAGGCAGCCCTGGCCACCACCGACATCTGCTACGTCGAGCTGGCCACCGTCTACCAGAAACGCGCCCAGCCCGACCAGCAGGCCGCGCTATTGGAGCAGCTCAAAGCCGCCCATGCTCGTGGCGCGGTACCAGCCACCCGGGTCGACAGCGTCGCCCGCGTGCTGGCCGACCGCAGCCTGGGGCAGACCGACGAAAAGACCGCGAAAGATCTGCTCGAGCACGTCGCCCCGGCCAACCCGGCCTCCTGGGTCAGCCTGGCCCAGCTGCTTTACGACTTCCCCGAACTGGGCGACACCGACCAACTGATGGCCTACATCGACAAGGGCCGCGAAGCCGAACAACCCCGCGCCGAGCTGCTGCTGGGCCGCCTCTACTACGAAGGCAAGACCGTACCGGCCGACGCGCCGAAGGCCGAGCAGCACCTTCAGGCCGCCGCCGACGCCGGCGAGATCAGCGCCGACTACTACCTCGGCCAGCTCTATCGCCGCGGCTACCTGGGCAATGTCGAACCGCAGAAAGCCGTCGACCACCTGCTCAACGCCGCCCGTGGCGGCCAGCTCAGCGCCGACTACGCCCTGGCCCAGCTGTTCAGCGAAGGCCACGGCATCCGCACCGAGCCGGCCAACGCCTGGGTGTTCGCCCAGCTGGCCCAGGCCAACCCGTCCGAGCAGTCCAGCGCGCTGCTGCAACAGCTCGACCAGCAACTGACGCCCGCCCAGCGCAGCCAGGCGCAAAACCTGCTGGCCCAGGAAAAGCAGGCCCGTGCCGGCATGCTCCAGCGTGCCAGCAGCCCCCTGGCCATCGAAGCGCTGCAAGACGACAACGACGACGTAGACGCCGAGGATTCGCTATGA
- a CDS encoding alginate export family protein, which translates to MTLNPFVKAGIGLGFALLWSMPTLAQETAQKNFGLDVKITGQSEDDRDLGTRSGGDVNGLGLDLRPWVYGERGNWSAYAMGQAVAATDIIETDTLRASDTGAAIDTGDDSRKPDKSYLAMREFWVGYSGFTPYPGEQLRFGRQRLRSDDGMWRDTNIEALNWTFDTTLLKADLGVAQRFSEYRTDLTELAPQDKDRTHVYGNIATQWTPGHWVGLRAHHSHDGGSLKNPGETVDALDKTRTGDLTWLGLEANSDAYNWRNDHTVNYWGSVTWLTGDRDTLSSQAIGNEQVATGKQSGDVNAWGTDLGIRLRLDPQWQVGAAYARGSGGGGSDGSNNFEQTGLESNRSNFTGTRSRVHRFGEAFRGELGNLQAATLFASWQLRDDYDASLIYHKFWRVDGKQNIGSSGINAVVDDGGVTRPLVQGEKDLGQEMDVVVTKYFKQGLLPASLSQSIDEPSALVRLRAGVFKPGDAYGKEADSYMHRAFVDVIWRY; encoded by the coding sequence ATGACGCTCAACCCCTTCGTGAAAGCCGGCATCGGCCTGGGCTTCGCCCTGCTGTGGTCGATGCCGACCCTCGCCCAGGAAACCGCGCAGAAGAACTTCGGCCTGGACGTGAAGATCACCGGCCAGTCCGAGGACGACCGCGACCTCGGCACCCGCTCCGGCGGCGACGTCAACGGCCTGGGCCTGGACCTGCGCCCCTGGGTGTACGGCGAGCGCGGCAACTGGAGCGCCTACGCCATGGGCCAGGCGGTGGCCGCCACCGACATCATCGAGACCGACACCCTGCGCGCCTCCGACACCGGCGCCGCCATCGACACCGGCGACGACAGCCGCAAGCCGGACAAGAGCTACCTGGCCATGCGCGAATTCTGGGTCGGCTACAGCGGCTTCACGCCCTACCCCGGCGAACAACTGCGCTTCGGCCGCCAGCGCCTGCGCAGCGACGACGGCATGTGGCGCGACACCAACATCGAAGCGCTGAACTGGACCTTCGACACCACCCTGCTCAAGGCCGACCTGGGCGTGGCCCAGCGCTTCAGCGAGTACCGCACCGACCTCACCGAACTGGCCCCGCAAGACAAGGACCGCACCCATGTCTACGGCAACATCGCCACGCAGTGGACGCCCGGCCACTGGGTCGGTCTGCGCGCCCACCACAGCCACGACGGCGGCAGCCTGAAGAACCCCGGCGAAACCGTCGACGCCCTCGACAAGACCCGCACCGGCGACCTCACCTGGCTGGGCCTGGAAGCCAACAGCGACGCCTACAACTGGCGCAACGACCATACCGTCAACTACTGGGGCAGCGTCACCTGGCTGACCGGTGACCGCGATACGCTGAGCAGCCAGGCCATCGGCAACGAGCAGGTCGCCACCGGCAAGCAGAGTGGCGACGTCAACGCCTGGGGCACCGACCTGGGCATCCGCCTGCGCCTGGACCCGCAATGGCAGGTCGGCGCGGCCTATGCCCGGGGCAGCGGCGGCGGTGGCAGCGATGGTTCGAACAACTTCGAGCAGACGGGCCTGGAGAGCAACCGCTCCAACTTCACCGGCACCCGCTCACGCGTGCACCGCTTCGGCGAAGCCTTCCGCGGCGAGCTGGGCAACCTGCAGGCGGCCACCCTGTTCGCCTCCTGGCAGCTGCGCGACGACTACGACGCCAGCCTCATCTACCACAAGTTCTGGCGTGTCGACGGCAAGCAGAACATCGGCTCCAGCGGCATCAACGCGGTGGTCGACGACGGCGGCGTCACCCGCCCGCTGGTGCAGGGCGAGAAAGACCTCGGCCAGGAAATGGACGTGGTGGTGACCAAGTACTTCAAGCAGGGCCTGCTGCCGGCCTCGCTGAGCCAGTCGATCGACGAACCGTCGGCCCTGGTGCGCCTGCGCGCCGGCGTGTTCAAGCCGGGCGACGCCTATGGCAAAGAGGCCGACTCGTACATGCACCGCGCCTTCGTCGACGTGATCTGGCGCTACTGA
- the algG gene encoding mannuronan 5-epimerase AlgG, translated as MNLHPNLRHSLLASALLLAAGLAQAAEPEMAKGLQQAKTYTVASAPIEPLLMDPPKLPDLSGYTAQAVQRKIDRAHKGKVSVRRMLQEDTLKEFVGGDNKGAEWVRRQHGIPQAIFIDDGHVDLVELSKQVPGQYLRETAPGVYLARLPIVVGHKGVLEIDGKVKELRLSEEGGAFIVNDGKLFVTDTQVTGWRERANGPATFQKPDAFRPFLLSWGGTETYIVNSKMASFGYSKSKSYGVSISQYTPNMAKQMGRAEPTGWILGSEFSDMWYGFYCYETQDFVVKDSLYRDNIVYGIDPHDRSHRLIIAGNTVHGTRKKHGIIVSREVNDSWIINNKSYDNKLSGVVIDRNSVNNLIAYNEIYRNHTDGITLYESGDNLIWGNKLINNRRHGIRVRNSVNIRLYENVAMANGLVGVYGHIKDLSDTDRDIALDPFDTKVSLIVVGGELAANGSGPLSIDSPLSVELYKVSMLMPRKANGISFNGVLGERQDEILDLLVRQQKAVLIDPVERQTEMID; from the coding sequence ATGAACCTGCACCCGAACCTTCGCCACAGCCTGCTCGCCAGCGCCCTGCTGCTGGCCGCCGGCCTCGCCCAGGCCGCCGAGCCCGAGATGGCCAAAGGGCTGCAACAGGCCAAGACCTACACCGTCGCCAGCGCGCCGATCGAGCCGCTGCTGATGGACCCACCCAAGCTGCCCGACCTGTCCGGCTACACCGCCCAGGCCGTGCAGCGCAAGATCGACCGCGCCCACAAGGGCAAGGTCAGCGTGCGCCGCATGCTCCAGGAGGACACCCTCAAGGAGTTCGTCGGCGGCGACAACAAGGGCGCCGAATGGGTGCGCCGCCAGCACGGCATTCCCCAGGCGATCTTCATCGACGACGGGCATGTCGACCTGGTCGAACTCAGCAAGCAGGTGCCCGGCCAGTACCTGCGCGAAACCGCGCCAGGCGTCTACCTCGCCCGCCTGCCGATCGTGGTCGGGCACAAGGGCGTGCTGGAGATCGACGGCAAGGTCAAGGAACTGCGCCTGTCCGAGGAAGGCGGTGCGTTCATCGTCAACGACGGCAAGCTGTTCGTCACCGACACCCAGGTGACCGGCTGGCGTGAGCGAGCCAATGGCCCGGCCACCTTCCAGAAGCCCGACGCATTCCGTCCGTTCCTGCTCAGCTGGGGCGGCACCGAGACCTACATCGTCAACAGCAAGATGGCCAGCTTCGGTTACTCGAAGTCCAAGTCCTATGGTGTGAGCATTTCCCAGTACACGCCGAACATGGCCAAGCAGATGGGCCGCGCCGAACCCACCGGCTGGATCCTCGGTTCCGAGTTCAGCGACATGTGGTACGGCTTCTACTGCTACGAAACCCAGGACTTCGTGGTCAAGGATTCGCTGTACCGCGACAACATCGTCTACGGCATCGACCCCCACGACCGTTCGCACCGCCTGATCATCGCCGGCAACACCGTGCACGGCACCAGGAAGAAGCACGGGATCATCGTTTCCCGCGAGGTCAACGACAGCTGGATCATCAACAACAAGAGCTACGACAACAAGCTCTCGGGCGTGGTGATCGACCGCAACAGCGTCAACAACCTGATCGCCTACAACGAGATCTACCGCAACCACACCGACGGCATCACCTTGTACGAGAGCGGCGACAACCTGATCTGGGGCAACAAGCTGATCAACAACCGCCGCCACGGCATCCGCGTGCGCAACAGCGTGAACATCCGCCTGTACGAGAACGTCGCCATGGCCAACGGCCTGGTGGGGGTGTACGGGCACATCAAGGACCTCTCCGACACCGACCGCGACATCGCCCTCGACCCGTTCGACACCAAGGTGTCGCTGATCGTGGTCGGTGGCGAGCTGGCGGCCAACGGCTCCGGCCCGCTGTCGATCGACTCGCCGCTGTCGGTGGAGTTGTACAAGGTGTCGATGCTGATGCCGCGCAAGGCCAACGGCATCAGCTTCAACGGCGTGCTCGGCGAACGCCAGGACGAAATCCTCGACCTGCTGGTGCGCCAGCAGAAAGCCGTGCTGATCGACCCGGTCGAGCGCCAGACCGAAATGATCGACTAA
- a CDS encoding alginate O-acetyltransferase, whose translation MTPHLMKLLGLSAALLAISQGVRAEDAKAPTFTAEPCCQLCPEAHDARRYTTRYQQNFTTLVQAQGDWLFRTREDLRTEFDTTPGGYKRLQQVHDAFKKRGVELVVVYQPTRGLVNRNMLKPEEKAAFDYQKALGNYQAMLQRFARMGYNVPDLSPLTNEQLAAADQGKDFYFRGDQHWTPYGAERAAKIVADTVHKMPAFAGIPRKEFETRKSGRMGKTGTLHNVAGQLCGTSYAVQYMDQFATEPKGGASGGDDLFGDSGNAQITLVGTSHSGKNYNFSGFLEQYIGADVLNVAFPGGGLEGSMIQYLGSEEFQNNPPKILIWEFSPLYRLDQETIWRQILALLDDGCDGRPAQMSASATLKPGKNELMVNGKGGVIKDLVNRNHQFDIRFEDTSVKVLQATLWYLNGRHEDLKIEKPETSDTDGRFVFQMREDEDWAGQNLLALEVQGPESGTQKVEAKLCKRNNFAGNAQHTAHAGQ comes from the coding sequence ATGACTCCACACCTGATGAAACTGCTGGGCCTGTCCGCCGCCCTCCTGGCCATCAGCCAGGGCGTGCGCGCCGAGGACGCCAAGGCACCGACCTTCACCGCCGAGCCGTGCTGCCAACTGTGCCCCGAGGCCCACGACGCCCGCCGCTACACCACGCGCTATCAACAGAACTTCACCACCCTGGTGCAAGCCCAGGGCGACTGGCTGTTCCGTACCCGCGAAGACCTGCGCACCGAGTTCGACACCACCCCGGGCGGCTACAAGCGCCTGCAGCAGGTACACGACGCGTTCAAGAAGCGCGGCGTCGAGCTGGTGGTGGTGTACCAGCCGACCCGTGGCCTGGTGAACCGCAACATGCTCAAGCCTGAAGAGAAAGCCGCCTTCGATTACCAGAAAGCCCTGGGCAACTACCAGGCCATGCTCCAGCGCTTCGCCAGGATGGGCTACAACGTGCCTGACCTGTCGCCGCTGACCAACGAACAGCTGGCCGCGGCCGACCAGGGCAAGGATTTCTACTTCCGTGGCGACCAGCACTGGACGCCCTACGGCGCCGAGCGCGCGGCGAAGATCGTGGCCGACACCGTGCACAAGATGCCGGCGTTCGCAGGCATCCCACGCAAAGAGTTCGAGACCAGGAAGTCCGGGCGCATGGGCAAGACCGGCACCCTGCACAACGTTGCCGGCCAGCTGTGCGGCACCAGCTACGCGGTGCAGTACATGGACCAGTTCGCCACCGAGCCCAAGGGCGGAGCCAGCGGCGGCGACGACCTGTTCGGCGACTCGGGCAACGCGCAGATCACCCTGGTCGGCACCAGCCACAGCGGCAAGAACTACAACTTCTCGGGTTTCCTGGAGCAGTACATCGGCGCCGACGTGCTCAACGTCGCCTTCCCCGGCGGCGGCCTGGAGGGTTCGATGATCCAGTACCTGGGCAGCGAGGAGTTCCAGAACAACCCGCCGAAGATCCTGATCTGGGAGTTCTCCCCGCTCTACCGCCTCGACCAGGAAACCATCTGGCGGCAGATCCTCGCATTGCTCGACGACGGCTGCGATGGCCGACCTGCGCAGATGAGCGCCAGCGCCACCCTCAAGCCCGGCAAGAACGAGCTGATGGTCAACGGCAAGGGCGGCGTGATCAAGGACCTGGTCAACCGCAACCACCAGTTCGACATCCGTTTCGAGGACACCTCGGTGAAGGTGCTGCAGGCCACCCTCTGGTACCTGAACGGGCGCCACGAGGACCTCAAGATCGAGAAGCCCGAGACCTCCGACACCGACGGGCGCTTCGTCTTCCAGATGCGCGAGGACGAGGACTGGGCCGGGCAGAACCTGCTCGCCCTGGAAGTCCAGGGGCCGGAAAGCGGCACCCAGAAAGTCGAAGCGAAACTGTGCAAACGCAACAACTTCGCCGGCAATGCGCAGCACACCGCGCATGCCGGCCAGTGA
- a CDS encoding mannuronate-specific alginate lyase — protein sequence MTIINSKTAPALLALALFGGAAQAALVPPQGYYEGIEKLKTSDGDFRCEAAPRPYTGSLRFRSKYEGSDKARATLNVASEKAFRASTKDITTLEKGVSKMVGQYMRDGRPAQLDCALTWLGTWARADALMSTDYNHTGKSMRKWALGSMSGSWLRLKFSNSQPLAAHQAEAEQIEKWFARLAQQTVRDWSDLPLDKINNHSYWAAWSVMATAVATDRRDLFDWAIKEYKVGANQVDEQGFLPNELKRRQRALAYHNYALPPLAMIASFAQANGVDLRKENNFALQRLGEGVLAGARDPSQFTAHAGVKQDLHDLKIDSKYAWLEPWCALYHCVGDTLERKHDMQPFDSFRLGGDVTRVYDPGAESKK from the coding sequence ATGACCATCATCAACAGCAAGACCGCACCCGCCCTGCTCGCCCTTGCCCTGTTCGGCGGCGCGGCGCAGGCCGCGCTGGTGCCGCCCCAGGGTTACTACGAGGGCATCGAGAAGCTCAAGACCAGCGACGGCGACTTCCGTTGCGAGGCCGCGCCCCGGCCCTACACCGGTTCGTTGCGCTTTCGCAGCAAGTACGAGGGGTCGGACAAGGCCCGGGCGACGCTCAACGTCGCCTCGGAAAAGGCCTTCCGTGCCTCCACCAAGGACATCACCACCCTGGAGAAGGGCGTCAGCAAGATGGTCGGCCAGTACATGCGCGACGGCCGCCCGGCGCAGCTCGACTGCGCGCTGACCTGGCTGGGTACCTGGGCGCGCGCCGATGCGCTGATGTCCACCGACTACAACCACACCGGCAAGTCCATGCGCAAATGGGCGCTGGGCAGCATGAGCGGCTCGTGGCTGCGCCTGAAGTTCTCCAACTCGCAGCCGCTGGCCGCGCACCAGGCCGAGGCCGAGCAGATCGAGAAATGGTTCGCCCGCCTGGCCCAGCAGACCGTGCGCGACTGGAGCGACCTGCCCCTGGACAAGATCAACAACCACAGTTACTGGGCGGCCTGGTCGGTGATGGCCACCGCTGTCGCGACCGACCGCCGCGACCTGTTCGACTGGGCCATCAAGGAATACAAAGTCGGCGCCAACCAGGTCGACGAGCAGGGCTTCCTGCCCAACGAACTCAAGCGCCGCCAGCGCGCCCTGGCCTACCACAACTACGCCCTGCCGCCGCTGGCGATGATCGCCAGCTTCGCCCAGGCCAATGGCGTGGACCTGCGCAAGGAAAACAACTTCGCCCTGCAACGCCTGGGTGAGGGCGTGCTGGCCGGTGCTCGCGACCCGAGCCAGTTCACCGCCCACGCCGGCGTGAAACAGGACCTGCACGACCTGAAGATCGACAGCAAGTACGCCTGGCTCGAACCCTGGTGCGCGCTGTACCACTGCGTCGGCGACACCCTGGAACGCAAGCACGACATGCAGCCGTTCGACAGTTTCAGGCTGGGCGGGGATGTGACCCGGGTCTACGACCCGGGCGCGGAATCGAAGAAGTAA